TTACCTTGAAGGTACGAGCTGCTGGTAGGCCACAGTATGGCAGGCCATAACCATGGGCCAGTTAGTGCCATACCACAAGCCAGGATGGTGGGTTCTGCCTACCCCAAGCGACTGGTTGGGATGAGGGAGTAAGTGGCAGCTGTGGGCTAGGCTGGTGCCCCAACCCCAACACAAGCACAAGCTAGGGAGGGGAACTGAAGGGGAAGCGGGAATTCTGGCAAGTGTAtctccctcctttctccaggCCAGGAATATCGCATGTACAACACATATGACGTCCACTTTTACGCTTCCTTTGCCCTCATCATGCTCTGGCCCAAACTTGAGCTCAGCCTGCAGTATGACATGGGTGAGGGTCCCTTTTGTGCCCCTTCTGCCCTCAGTCCACAATACCCCTGAATCTTTGTGGTCCCCCAGATTGTCTCCACCCTTCTCTTTACCCAACGTATCTGCATCCTGCTTACTGGTTCCCCTCTAGGGTCATAAACAATTCTGAGCCCCACTTCAAGTCTGCCcgttccctgcccccaccttgtGTGTCTGCTCCTCCAGCTCTGGCCACTCTCAGGGAGGACCTGACACGGCGACAGTACCTGATGAGTGGGGTAATGGCACCTGTGAAAAGGAGGAACGTCATCCCCCATGATATTGGGGACCCAGGTAAAAGTTCTTACACCCCACAGTTTGCATCCCTCTCTCAACCTTTATACTCCCTACTCTACCCCCTCAATGCAAATCAGTCAGgtttcctcccttcccacagaTGACGAGCCATGGCTCCGAGTCAATGCGTATGTGGTCCACGATACCGCTGACTGGAAGGACCTAAACCTGAAGTTCGTGCTGCAGGTTTATCGAGACTACCACCTGACGGGCGACCAGGGCTTCCTGAGAGACATGTGGCCTGTGTGTCTGGTAAGACATGCATGTGCCGTGGCCAGCGTGCCAAGGGCATGACTGGTGTCTGGGGGAAAGTCCAGCTGGCTAGTGTTGTCTCTCTTTAGCATTCATCTAGGTCTTCAGTGTCTTGCTCCCTCTCTAGGCTGTGATGGAATCTGAAATGAAGTTTGACAAGGACCAAGATGGACTCATTGAGAATGGAGGCTATGCAGACCAGACCTATGATGGATGGATCACCACAGGCCCCAGGTTGGGGAGTAGGGATTTCCAGGGTGCCTAAGGTGGGGAACTGGGCACCAGGAATTGTAGGCTCAAGGAAGAATGACTCATTGCTTATTATGTTGCATGGGAGTGGCTGGAACTGCCAGTCTGACCCCCAAACCTATGTCCCTGATCAGTGCTTACTGTGGAGGACTCTGGCTGGCAGCTGTGGCTGTGATGGTCCAGATGGCTGTTCTGTGTGGGGCAAAGGACGTCCAGGATAAGTTTTCTTCCATCCTTAGACGGGGCCAAGAAGCCTATGAGAGACTGCTGTGGAATGGTGAGTTGGAGGACCCTAAGGAATCCTAAGGCAGCTCTGGGGACACAAGAAACATTATTTTGTCTTGCTCTACCCCAGGCCGCTATTACAACTATGACTGCAGCCCTCAGCCTCAGTCTTGCAGCATCATGTCTGACCAGTGTGCTGGCCAGTGGTTCCTGAAGGCCAGTGGTCTAGGAGAAGGAGACACTGAGGTGAGAAAGACTAGCAGGAGGAGCCAGAAAGGTGGGTTTTTCCTGGAGGTGGGAAGCAAATCTAAGAAACCCTAATTCTGCCTTTGCCCCTCAGGTATTTCCTCCCCAACACGTGGTCTGTGCTCTCCAGACTATCTTCGAGTTCAATGTCCGGGCCTTTGCAGGAGGAGCCATGGGGGCTGTGAATGGGATGCAGCCCCATGGTGTCCCTGACAGATCCAGTGTCCAGTCTGATGAAGTCTGGGTGGGTGTGGTCTATGGGCTGGCAGCCACCATGATCCAGGAGGTAATACACCACCTTTCCATCTCCACCATCTCTACCTTGGGCTGGCAAACTTCCTCAGCCATCATATACTTCTGTAGGGCCCTACCCACCTAGAAAGCTTCTTCTTTCCCCTGGCATGCCTTCCATTTTCTGCCTTCAGGCTTCTGTCTGTGGGTCAGATTTATTTCTGCCACTAGCTGGGAACTCCCTAAGGGCAGAGGCCTTGTTGTCTCTATCTGTGCAGCTGAACTAGCTATTCAGGGATTGCCAAGTAAAGTGACTGACATCTCTTTCCTACAGGGCCTCACTTGGGAAGGCTTCCAGACAGCTGAAGGCTGCTACCGAACTGTGTGGGAGCGTCTGGGCCTAGCTTTCCAGACCCCTGAAGCATATTGCCAGCAGCGGGTATTCCGCTCTCTGGCCTACATGCGGCCACTGAGTATCTGGGCCATGCAGCTggccctgcagcagcagcagcataaAAAGGCCTCCAAGCCAGGAGCCCAGCAGGGCACAGGACTGGGCACAGGACTAAGCACAGGGCCTAACCTTGGACCAAAGGAAGCCACGGCAAAACCAAAGGAAGCCCTCTGACTGTGGGAGGGAGGCTCTAACAGCCCAGCCTCCAGCCTGGCCTTTCCTCTTCATCACTCCCCCACTCTCCAAGTCTCCTGCAACCCTGAGCCACCAAGACAATCatgccccttcccttctccccacccagtTGGGCCAGTAAAGAGGGGCTGATGGTGACCCAAGCATCAGaatcacttatttatttctctcaccCAATCCCCTCACTGCATGAAATGTTGAAGGAGGTCAGCTGATTCCCCCGGGGCCCATTCATGGAGTGGTAGATTTACGTGGGTACAAATAAAAGACCCAGAAAGCCAGTTAAGTGTGGTGTGTTCGGACTCTCAGTCTTCCTGACACAGGACACAGGAGCTCAGGCTAGCCCTCTCCCACCCCTTTCATGTGGACCCAGACTAGGAACCTCAGGCTCTGACTTAGCCCCCCATATTCACATCTAGCCTGAGTATCTGCCCTGTAAGATAACAGATGTGGGGCTATGAGGAGGGAGCCATCCCCTACCTCTTGTGAAATTTGCATGCAGGGGAAGGACGGGACCTGGGCAGGGGGACTCtgaggaagggacaggaagagGTAGCTTCAGGGGAGACTCAGCACCAGGAGTCTGAGGCATGTGGAAGATCAGGCAGCAAGAGTTGCCAGGAGCCTGGAGCTCCTGGTCTGAGCTGTCCTTCGGTGCCTCTGACTGCAGGGCAGGCAGCTCCAGCTGGCGGGGATCCTCACTGGGGAGGGCACGAAGCTGGCGGGACAACACTATGGAAACAAAGACTCCTCAAGGACTGGCCAGGCTTTCCCCCAGCCCTTCCTGAATGGTATTCCCAAGCCTCTCACCTCCACGCTCAGCCAGCGGGCTCCCCCTTGTGTCAGAGGAATACATAGCAGGTACGATGatcagacagaaggagaagaggagaaccTGGAGAACGGGAAAAAAATGGAGGGTTCTAGGTTGCAGCCCTGTCCCTGCCACCCGAGAAAAAGGATCTCGCCTTCCATCACCATCCTCACCAAGACACAGGTGCTGGTACTGCTCGTTTTGTTTGATATCTGAACCACCATGGCCTGAAGTCTCCTCAGCTGGTCCAGAAGGGACCTGGAAGAAGAAGGGGGACAGTGAGCAGCCCCTGGCCTGGCACCCTGAGATAAACAATGAAACCATTCTGTTAAGGCTGCCCCTCCATCTGTGCAATGAAtgatctcttttgttttttaccctatttttaaatggattcttCCTCTCTGTGGACAAAATGCTTGAAGTTCCTCATTAAAACACCTTTCTGTCCTGACCTGATTTAAACTCCTTTGCAAATACCTTCAGTGGTTCTATACTGTCCACTCAGCTATTTACACAATCCTCACCAGGCATTCGATGTTCTCTTTCTGACTCGACTCACCTACGTTCAGGTTCATGCCAGACTGCACTATAccactttctttatctttttttttttgccctttttctttctgcctagaGTGTTCCCTATCCTGATCCCCACCCCAGAATCCTATCTACCATCACACATCATCTGCCCcatggggtttttctttttttgtttttttaaattaacatataatgtattatttgtttcaggggtacatgtctgtgattcatctgACTTagaaattcacagcactcaccatagcacatatcctccccaatgtccattatcCAGCCACCCCCTCtactccagtaaccctcagtttgtttcatgagattaagaatctcttatgattGGTCTCTCTcgtttcatcttgtttcactttacCCCTATGAGCCTCTGCCTTGCTCCTCAAATTCCACAGATCAGTGAGATCAAAtgataatgtctttctctgactgacttatttctcttagcataataccctctagttccatccacatcatggcaaacggcaagatttttgtttttgatggctatataatattccattgtacatagataccacatcttctttatccattcatctgttgaaggacaactaggctctttccatagtttggctattatggacattgctactatgaatactggggtacacgtgccccttcggttcactacatttgtatctttgatataaatacccagtagtgcaattgctgggttgtagggtagctctcttttcaactttttgaggaacctccatactgttttccagagtggcagcaccagcttgcattcccaccaacagtgcaggagggttccatGGGCTCTTTGttactccctcctctctctctctgagtacTTAAATTACTAAGTTACTTGTGAATTTGTTCCCCGTTACTATGAGCTTCTTGAAATCAGATCCCCTAAAGGCCAAGCACCAGACCCTGCATGTTGGAGCTGCCCAGTGTGAAGCAGGGGAAAGAGTGAGATGGCAtaaaatgggaaggagaaaagacaatGTTAGTGAGTTACTTACAAATTCTGTTCCTCTAGGAGCTGTACTTTGTTCTGTAGCTCCAGATTCTGGGCTGTATATTTCAAGACCCTGGGGAAATAATAGGATATGGGGATATGGCCTGTGTCCCCACTTCAAAACCCAGTGCTTCCAGCTACCTCTGctccttaccccccacccccatccctctccctcttgtaCCTGCTCTCTAAACCTCCCAAATACACCTTCTTCTTCCTGCGGCTCTCTTGAGCAgactttttgtttctaattttcctCCGCACTCGTGTCAGAACTTGTTCCTCCATCTAAGAGAACACAAAAGAAGTCTCATCATAAGAACACTGGACCAAAGAGTTGGAATGCAACTGAATTCAATCTTCTTCTTAATGCACGAATCCCTTCTAGAGCTTCCCTGACCAACAGACACTTGGCTTCTCTCTGAACGCCTCTGAAGGCCAGGGGTTAACGTCCTCATGAGCCAGaccattttaaacaattttatgaaTTAAAGCAACAGAAACAACACCAACAACACCAACACCACTCCccttggggtgtctggatggctcatttgCTTGGggatctgactctttttttttttttttaagattttatttatctatttgacagatagagatcacaagtaggcagacaggcaggcagagagagaggaggaagcaggctctctgccaagcagagagacccatgcaggactcgatcccaggaccctgggatcatgacccaagctgaaggcagaggctttaacccactgagccacccaggcgcccctaggagtcggactcttgatttcagctcaggtgggatCATACTCAGtagggagttggcttgagattcttattctctctccctctccctgtgcccactACCTCACTCTGCTCGTGCGCACAAGCTcaatctattaaaataaattttttaaaaaatcttccttgggacgcctgggtggctcagttggttaagcagctgccttcggctcaggtcatgatcccggcgtcctgggatcgagtcccacatcgggctccttgctcagcagggagcctgcttctccctctgcctctgtctgccattctgtctacctgtgctcactctctccctctctctctctgataaataaaatctttaaaaaaaaaaaaaaacttccttatCCTGAGCCAACAAATGATTTCTATCAATTGGACTTACATAGTATCTATCTCTGAGTCCATATAGAATGAATAGAatgaacagtttttattttaaggcaCTTAACATTTCTTCATAGTTAAAAATCTGGGCATAAATTTCAACTCCTCACCTTATCTTCTCTCCTTGGGATGGAcagcatcctctttttttttttttttttttttaaagactttatttatttatttggcagacagagatccaagtaggcagagaggcaggcagagagagaggaggaagcaggctccccactgagcagagatcccaatgcagggctcgatcccaggaccctgagatcatgacctgagctgaaggcagaggcattaagccactgagccacccaggcaccccgacagcATCCTCTTAATATCTGTCAAAGATCTGGGTTCAAAACTAGACACTAAGATGTGCTCTTCTGGCCAGTACAAAGGATAATAAGACGGTCATTGCCCTTCTAGAGACAACACCTCCATTGATACAGCCTTTGAACCCCACTCACTTTCTTAGTCATCCCCAATTGCTAACTcatcttatactttttttaaaatttattttttatttaatttcggCATAACCTCATCttatactttttaagaaattaaaattcccTCAACTTTTCTGTACTGTTGATTTCACAACAGAACCACAATACAGTGCTTGTAAAGCTGCCTCTCATTCCTTgaaactttaaaacttaaaacttgggattttataattattcttgcTATTAGTCCAGCCTTGATGAATTCTAAAACTTAATTCTACCGTTCAGCTACAGGTGGATTTCGATGAGGCACTGAAATCTAAGCATCAGGGCCCTTTGCTTGCACAGTCCTTTCCAGGTCCCTATACCAAGGTTGCACTGATGATTTTGAACTCTTCTTTCTTAAAGAGAACACCAAAAATTTGTATAAACCCCACAAAACCAGGATTTGCCTCTGCATCTACCTTATTAATGACATGTTCCAATTTCCTACTAGCAACAAATGATCTAAGTTTTCTAAACTCAGTCCGTCCTGTAATAAAATTAACAGAAGTGGGGGCTTGAGActcaacccccgccccccccccgcagcTTTCACTCCCACCAATGAGAGTCTTACCTTAGTAAGAGGAAGTGTCCCATGCAGAGTAAGCCCCTCTTTCTCCAACAGCCTCTTCTCCTCATCTGTCAGTATCAGCCTAGCAATTTCCTGGGGTTACCAGGAGAGATGGGCAGCAGAGTTGTAAGGGGAGgtcagaaaggaaaggggaatccgcccccaccccctgcaatgTGGGAATAATCCCGCCATAAATCAACTACCTGCTCTGCAGGCTCCTCCACACGCAGTGGAGTCGTCTGGGCCCCCTCTTTTCCATAGTTCCCACCATCTGCAAAAGGGAAAGTATAAATAGCCAGGCCCACAAGTCTCTCCTCCCACCAAACCTCACTTATTTGAGACTCACCTAGATCTATGGAGACATGCTGCTGTGAGAGAGAGTACGTGTGATCATGGAGAACAAGACAAGAATCAGAGGAGCTAAAGTCGCTCAACGATGCGGCGGGACTCAGCAGGGAACTCAGGAAATCCTCTGCCTCCCATTCACTCAGCGTCTGCACAGGGTTCAAATTAACAAGCCCTGACCTATTATTACCCACGGCCTCAAGAACGCGGTCCCAGCAACCCCGCGCCTCTCCGACTCACAGCCCCACCCACCTCGGAAAGTGGCTGCTCGGCCCCCAAATCTCCGCTTTCCTCTAGCAGGAAGTCCAGCAGGTCCTGGTCACCCAAGTCCAAGGCCAGTTCCATACCCGGTTATGAACGGGAAGGATAGGACAGAAACACAGAAGTTCACCCCACCACCTACTCGCTGCCCTGAACCAGTCGCTCTCAAACCGCACCAGCCCCCTAGACTCGATCCTCCGTAACTTCCAACACCACGGAAGTGACGCTCCTACCCCCGAGACATTCCGGGACTTGGAGTTCCCTTTGACGCGGAAGCAGCTTAGCAGCTGCACGCCACGTCCCGGGAGCGACGCAAATAGAGGGGACGTCTCTGCGGCCTCCTCACACCCTAGGGGCGGGCATTGTAGGGGACGGACTCTGACTCGGCCCCCGGCTGAAAAAGGGAAGGGTTAGAGACTAAAAGGGAACTCGCTGTTCGAACATTTGCTCCGGATTGTGCCGCACCCTTGCTTCCTGCCGGGGAGGGGCAGCCTGTCTGAGGCCGGCTCCCGAGCATCGAGTGCCGCGGCCAGAGCAGCTTCCTGCTGCCCCCGCAACCATAGAGCGCGGGCCCAGGGCGCCGCCCGCGGGTGGGGGACGTTCCGCGGACGGAAGTGCCCGAGAGAGTGTCGAAGGGAGGGCGAGGCCGGAGCCCGATTGCCACCGGGAGAACGAGCGGGTTAGCGGGCCGGCGGGCGGGGCACGAGCCGGGCAGCGCAGGTAGGCCGGACTCGGCCGAGCCGGAGTCTCAGGGTGGGGCCGCGAGGCCGGACCCGGGAAGCTGGCGGGCAAGCGGGCGGGCGGGGCCCTCTGACTCTTGCGTCTCCTGCTTCGGGTCCTGTTGGAGAGGTCAGAGTCCAGTGTATCTCGGCTTGGGATCGGAGTTAAGTAGGGCGTTTTAAGGGAGCCAGGCCCTTCCTGGGATCAGTCCTCTGTCTGGAATAGTTTTGGGGAGGGCGAGATGTGGGTGGCATTGAGGCGCAGGGCGGGGATCGGGTTTGAGGTTAGCTGATAGCGGGTATGTGGGTAGGAAAGCTTCGGGTGAGTTTGGGATTAGGTAGAGTTGGGTTTAGGAATCAAGGTTAGTTTAAGGAGTTATAAAGCCGGAGTTGGAAATTTTGAGTTACTGGCGTGAGTCAGGTCCGTTTTATGTAGGTGAAGTTTGGATTAAGTCATTGTGgagttttttggtggttttttggttttttgttttttgtttttttctggccaAGGTAAGTCAAAGGTGGGATTCAGGGCCGAGTCAACACaggaattaaattagaagtcTAGTTTTAGGGATTAGAGAACATTAGCATGGTACTAGGGATAAAAACCAAAGGGATGGGTCAGGAACCAAGTGACAAAGGAGTTTCAGGCTTAGAGATCAATATTTAAGGTTAAGGTCAGGGAATTTGGTGCTGGAAGTAAAAATTAGATCAATATTATGGATGAAGGATTGGGTACGGTGTCTGTTAGGAAAGGGATGAATGTCAAAGCCAGTATTGGGAAACAGGAAACAAACTAGGGTCAGGGTTAATGTTAAGAATTAGGGTTAGTTTTAGGGGCGcgtaggtggcttagtgggtgaagcctctccctttggttcctgtcatgatctcagggttctgggatcaagccccatatcaggctctctgtcccccacctccccacccccaaccggcctctctgtcttcttgtgatctctgtcaaataaataaaatctttaaaaaaaaaaagaattagggttAGTTTTAGGAGGGGGTTATGGTTGAAGTCTGGGTAGTTGGCCTCTGATAGATAAAATTTAAGAGATTGGTAGCAGGTAGGTGCACTCCTTTTGTGGGGAGGTCTCATTGCTACATAGTTTCAGTGGTTCTCTAGCCCAGAGATATGGTAAACTAATTTCACATTAGGGTTCTGGGCTTCACTAGAATTGCAGGTATCTGGGATTCCAGCTTCTTTATTTTGCTGTCTAAATCCAGTGCTCTTGCTGTGGTCACCACAGTTTAGGGACAGTGGTTTCTGGACTATGTTACTTACAAGATAGGAGGTAGGAATAGGCCTGGGACCCAGGAGATGTACAAGGCCTAGTCACAAGTGGGGGACTATTTAGGGAGAAGGGACTGTGATTAAGGGGAGGCTGACCATGAAAACATTGTTGCCATGGGAGAAAGAAATGACTGAATCCTCTGAAAGTTCAGCCCTACTGCCTCCCAGTTCCCTCATTCTCTGGATTAAGTCCTCTCTCCAGCTCTCCTCCCTGGCCCTGCAGTTCACATCCTCCCTGCATACCCCTTCCGTCAAGCACAATCCTGCATACAGATTTCTCCCCTCACCTGTAACTTCTTCCATACTTGTTCATCTTGCCAGTGGTTCCCAGCTGCagttctgcctccctttctgtccCTGATACTGCACCTCCTACCATATTTTGCCCTCCCAAATCTGAGCATTCACATCATCTTAAAGCACTCTTCCACACTTTCCCCACTTACCCGCACCTCCTGGTCATCTGCTGAATACCCTACCCAAAGCCTAACATAACTGTCAAGTACCTGCAGGCCCTGCTGTGTGCCAGCCCCTGGCTCTAAGCCTTCTTAATTTCTTGGTCCAGTTGTAgatccccttcccccactccccaaacagaaaagaggaaatgagacCCAAAGAGGAAACTGGGTCTTGCTGATCCCACGCCCAGCCAGGCCACTGACCACACCCCCATTTCACTCCCAGCCTGACCCTGCCATTGACCACAGCACTATCCCCTACTCAGTGTGACCCAGCTGCTGGTTGTGCCCcagacccaccccacccccaccaactcaGCTTATATACTGCCACCATCCCCTCGCTCTCCCCCCAACACCATCCTAGCCTTATTTAGCCATTGACTACAGCCCCATCTCTTCTCAATCTCCCGCAGCCTAatctgacctctgacctcactCTGTCATTCCCTgtcttgtaattattttttcccttcgcCTAGCCTGATTCGGTGACTGATCATAGATGTATTTTTCCTACCACCGTCTTCCCCAGCCTTCTTCCCCATTTCTAGTTCGATACAGTCACTAACCTCATCCCTTCTGCCGCTACTGGTGCTAACCCCATCCCCATCTCCTGTGCCCCAGAGCCTCATCTTCATATACCCAGCTCGGCCCAATCCTGGCGTTCTCCCCTTCCCAATTCCTTAGTAAACTCAAGCTACCCTAGCCACTGAATGGCTACTGATGACAGAAGCTGTGGGACTTCAGTCTGACTTTAGGCCCTGGTCCCTGAAGATTGACAAGACAAACTGTCATCAGGTCCTGACAGTTCTACCTCTTCAAACTACAAATGAACAACGTCCTCCTCTCCACCATTCTAACTACTGTCATCACTTCTCATTTGTGCTAATGCAGTGTCTTTCTGACCTATCTCCAAGGTAACTGCCAGAATTA
The DNA window shown above is from Mustela erminea isolate mMusErm1 chromosome 12, mMusErm1.Pri, whole genome shotgun sequence and carries:
- the GBA2 gene encoding non-lysosomal glucosylceramidase isoform X4 — protein: MYQHRTVIADQFTVCLRREGKTVYQQVLSVERPSVLRSWNWGLCGYFAFYHALYPRAWTVYQLPGQNVTLTCRQITPILPHDYQDSSLPVGVFVWDVENEGDEALDVSIMFSMRNGLGVGDDAPGGLWNEPFCLERDGETVQGLLLHHPTPPNPYTMAVAARLTADTTVTHITAFDPDSTGQQVWQDLLQDGQLDSPAGQSTPSQKGVGIAGAVCVTGKLPPRGQCRLEFSLAWDMPRIMFGAKGQVYYRRYTRFFGRDGNAAPALSHYALCRYIDWEEKISAWQSPVLDDRSLPAWYKSALFNELYFLADGGTVWLEVPEDSLPDELVGNMCQLRPILQEYGRFGYLEGQEYRMYNTYDVHFYASFALIMLWPKLELSLQYDMALATLREDLTRRQYLMSGVMAPVKRRNVIPHDIGDPDDEPWLRVNAYVVHDTADWKDLNLKFVLQVYRDYHLTGDQGFLRDMWPVCLAVMESEMKFDKDQDGLIENGGYADQTYDGWITTGPSLTPKPMSLISAYCGGLWLAAVAVMVQMAVLCGAKDVQDKFSSILRRGQEAYERLLWNGRYYNYDCSPQPQSCSIMSDQCAGQWFLKASGLGEGDTEVFPPQHVVCALQTIFEFNVRAFAGGAMGAVNGMQPHGVPDRSSVQSDEVWVGVVYGLAATMIQEGLTWEGFQTAEGCYRTVWERLGLAFQTPEAYCQQRVFRSLAYMRPLSIWAMQLALQQQQHKKASKPGAQQGTGLGTGLSTGPNLGPKEATAKPKEAL
- the CREB3 gene encoding cyclic AMP-responsive element-binding protein 3 isoform X2 — translated: MELALDLGDQDLLDFLLEESGDLGAEQPLSETLSEWEAEDFLSSLLSPAASLSDFSSSDSCLVLHDHTYSLSQQHVSIDLDGGNYGKEGAQTTPLRVEEPAEQEIARLILTDEEKRLLEKEGLTLHGTLPLTKMEEQVLTRVRRKIRNKKSAQESRRKKKVYLGGLESRVLKYTAQNLELQNKVQLLEEQNLSLLDQLRRLQAMVVQISNKTSSTSTCVLVLLFSFCLIIVPAMYSSDTRGSPLAERGVLSRQLRALPSEDPRQLELPALQSEAPKDSSDQELQAPGNSCCLIFHMPQTPGAESPLKLPLPVPSSESPCPGPVLPLHANFTRGRGWLPPHSPTSVILQGRYSG
- the CREB3 gene encoding cyclic AMP-responsive element-binding protein 3 isoform X1, which codes for MELALDLGDQDLLDFLLEESGDLGAEQPLSETLSEWEAEDFLSSLLSPAASLSDFSSSDSCLVLHDHTYSLSQQHVSIDLGESQISEVWWEERLVGLAIYTFPFADGGNYGKEGAQTTPLRVEEPAEQEIARLILTDEEKRLLEKEGLTLHGTLPLTKMEEQVLTRVRRKIRNKKSAQESRRKKKVYLGGLESRVLKYTAQNLELQNKVQLLEEQNLSLLDQLRRLQAMVVQISNKTSSTSTCVLVLLFSFCLIIVPAMYSSDTRGSPLAERGVLSRQLRALPSEDPRQLELPALQSEAPKDSSDQELQAPGNSCCLIFHMPQTPGAESPLKLPLPVPSSESPCPGPVLPLHANFTRGRGWLPPHSPTSVILQGRYSG